The following coding sequences are from one Lolium rigidum isolate FL_2022 chromosome 6, APGP_CSIRO_Lrig_0.1, whole genome shotgun sequence window:
- the LOC124667846 gene encoding uncharacterized protein LOC124667846, translating into MYIHMNFTAKTKVSDDNMFFTEITHGTGKGGELTVNCCCIVKHLDNGPCLGCETSVKHPNDGNAYTGGRMNATYSQPFGPSWCRDYNEDSDEEVERLRFLFGGAPATAGVPLEV; encoded by the exons ATGTACATTCATATGAATTTCACTGCAAAGACCAAAGTTTCTGATGATAATATGTTCTTTACTGAAATCACACATGGGACCGGAAAAGGTGGTGAATTAACGGTGAACTGTTGCTGCATTGTCAAACATCTTGATAATG GTCCCTGCCTTGGTTGTGAAACTTCTGTGAAGCACCCTAATGATGGTAATGCATATACTGGTGGTCGCATGAATGCCACATATAGCCAACCATTCGGTCCTAGTTGGTGCCGCGACTACAATGAAGAC TCTGATGAAGAGGTGGAAAGACTGAGGTTTCTGTTTGGG GGAGCTCCAGCCACTGCCGGCGTACCACTTGAGGTTTAG